A genomic stretch from Hemibagrus wyckioides isolate EC202008001 linkage group LG18, SWU_Hwy_1.0, whole genome shotgun sequence includes:
- the fgfr4 gene encoding fibroblast growth factor receptor 4 isoform X1 has product MRSIWKFFITVCLAEFALSRSITTQAVRSKDPRVHRPTLQLGFPENSTVLVGGQVKLVCKVHRPATTRLQWFKKDRDRLGPDGSPLLKPITPLHDNISKVNVLPLVNITLEDAGEYICMAKNSAGWTSNSAWVEVLTEILPVKSMDQLTVAENPIEVSEEQSEETSEQLLLEPGDVLKLRCDTNRPGAVHWFKGDIRVQHSPRIQIRAGVMEITDATYEDSGVYVCMIRGSREPLRNFTITVADAMGSGDDDEDDGQEDSVTETENDQVYISRGPYWTHVQRMEKKLYAVPAGNTVKFRCPATGSPLPSIRWLKNGREFRGEHRIGGIKLRHQHWSLVMESVVPSDRGNYTCVVENKYGSITHSYLLDVLERSPHRPILQAGLPTNTTAVVGGDAQFHCKVYSDAQPHIQWLKHIEMNGSRYGPDGIPYVKVVKTGSLNMSEVEVLYLTNVTMEDAGEYTCLAGNSIGFSHQSAWLTVLSEEDVAKEMDLMETKYTDIIIYASGFLALVMAIVIVVLCRMQTHPSREHFDALPVQKLSKFPLRRQYSVESNSSGKSSASLMRVARLSSSCSPMLAGVMEFELPYDPDWEFPRENLTLGKPLGEGCFGQVVRAEAYGINKDNPDQVTTVAVKMLKDDATDKDLADLISEMELMKGMDKHKNIINLLGVCTQEGPLYVLVEYASKGSLREYLRARRPPGMDYTFDVTKVPEEQLTFKDLLSCAYQVARGMEYLASKRCIHRDLAARNVLVTEDNVMKIADFGLARGVHQIDYYKKTTNGRLPVKWMAPEALFDRVYTHQSDVWSFGVLMWEIFTLGGSPYPGIPVEELFKLLKEGHRMDKPSNCTHELYMKMRECWHAVPTQRPTFKQLVEELDRVLLSISDEYLDLSTPFEQYSPSCEDTSSSCSSDNDSVFTHDALSTDPCLLGYHDVRSRLDMKTTLR; this is encoded by the exons CCTCTTCATGACAACATCTCCAAAGTCAACGTTCTTCCTTTGGTAAACATCACCTTGGAAGATGCAGGAGAGTATATATGCATGGCGAAAAACTCTGCTGGATGGACTAGTAATTCAGCGTGGGTGGAAGTCTTAACAG AAATCCTTCCGGTTAAATCTATGGACCAATTGACTGTGGCTGAAAATCCAATAG aAGTGTCTGAGGAGCAGAGTGAGGAGACATCGGAACAGCTCCTGCTAGAACCGGGTGATGTGCTCAAACTCCGTTGTGACACAAACCGCCCTGGAGCTGTCCACTGGTTCAAAGGAGATATTCGAGTGCAACATAGCCCTCGTATTCAGATAAGAGCAGGAGTCATGGAGATTACAGATGCGACATACGAGGACTCAGGAGTCTATGTTTGTATGATCCGTGGTTCCAGAGAACCTCTGCGCAACTTCACCATCACAGTAGCAG ATGCTATGGGatctggtgatgatgatgaggatgatggtcaagaagattctgttacagagacagaaaatgaCCAAGTCTACATCTCAAGAG GCCCTTACTGGACCCACGTCCAGAGGATGGAGAAAAAGCTTTACGCTGTCCCAGCAGGAAACACAGTTAAATTCCGCTGTCCGGCTACAGGAAGCCCACTGCCCTCAATCCGCTGGCTGAAGAATGGCAGAGAATTCAGAGGAGAGCACAGGATTGGAGGAATCAAG TTGCGGCATCAGCACTGGAGCTTGGTCATGGAGAGTGTGGTGCCCTCGGACCGTGGGAACTACACTTGTGTGGTGGAGAACAAATACGGCTCCATCACTCATAGCTACCTCCTCGATGTGTTGG AACGCTCTCCTCACAGACCCATTTTACAAGCTGGTCTACCAACAAATACTACAGCAGTGGTCGGTGGGGACGCCCAGTTCCACTGCAAGGTCTACAGTGACGCGCAGCCACACATTCAGTGGCTGAAGCACATTGAGATGAACGGCAGCCGGTATGGGCCTGATGGCATACCCTATGTCAAGGTTGTCAAG aCAGGCAGCTTGAACATGTCTGAGGTAGAGGTACTATATCTGACGAACGTTACGATGGAGGATGCTGGAGAGTATACATGTCTGGCTGGAAACTCTATTGGCTTCTCACATCAGTCTGCATGGCTCACTGTCCTATCTG AGGAAGATGTGGCCAAAGAGATGGACCTTATGGAGACCAAGTATACCGACATCATCATTTATGCCTCAGGCTTCCTAGCCTTGGTGATGGCCATCGTGATTGTGGTGTTGTGCCGAATGCAGACCCACCCCAGCCGAGAGCACTTTGATGCCCTCCCTGTGCAGAAACTTTCCAAATTTCCTCTCCGCAGACAG TACTCCGTCGAgtccaactcctctgggaagTCCAGTGCTTCTCTAATGAGAGTGGCGCGTCTTTCCTCCAGCTGTTCTCCGATGTTAGCTGGAGTCATGGAGTTTGAGCTTCCCTATGATCCTGACTGGGAGTTCCCAAGAGAGAA TTTGACTTTAGGGAAACCTCTTGGCGAGGGTTGCTTTGGTCAGGTGGTGAGAGCAGAGGCTTATGGGATAAACAAGGATAATCCAGATCAAGTAACCACCGTGGCAGTCAAAATGCTGAAAG ACGATGCAACTGACAAAGACTTGGCTGACCTTATCTCTGAAATGGAGCTTATGAAAGGCATGGACAAGCACAAGAACATCATAAACCTTCTTGGTGTTTGCACTCAGGAAG GTCCACTCTATGTGCTGGTTGAGTATGCCTCTAAAGGAAGTTTGCGCGAGTACTTACGAGCACGTCGTCCTCCCGGAATGGACTACACCTTCGACGTGACCAAGGTTCCAGAAGAGCAGCTCACGTTCAAGGACCTGCTCTCTTGTGCCTACCAAGTGGCACGAGGAATGGAGTACTTGGCTTCAAAAAGG TGCATTCACCGAGATCTAGCAGCAAGGAACGTTCTGGTCACAGAGGATAACGTCATGAAGATCGCAGATTTTGGTTTGGCCAGAGGAGTGCATCAGATTGATTACTACAAGAAAACCACGAAT GGACGTCTGCCAGTGAAATGGATGGCACCAGAGGCCTTGTTTGACAGAGTTTACACGCACCAGAGCGATGT TTGGTCTTTTGGAGTCCTGATGTGGGAGATTTTCACATTGGGAGGCTCGCCGTACCCTGGAATCCCAGTAGAGGAGCTTTTCAAGCTGTTGAAAGAAGGTCATCGCATGGACAAACCCTCCAACTGCACACATGAACT ATACATGAAGATGAGAGAATGCTGGCATGCAGTTCCTACACAGAGGCCAACCTTCAAACAGTTGGTGGAAGAGCTGGACAGAGTGTTGCTGTCTATTTCAGACGAG TACCTCGACCTGTCGACCCCTTTTGAACAGTACTCCCCATCTTGTGAGGACACTTCCAGCTCTTGCTCTTCAGACAATGATTCAGTGTTTACCCACGATGCCTTGTCCACCGATCCATGCCTGCTTGGTTATCACGACGTGCGTTCTCGACTAGACATGAAGACGACACTACGATAA
- the fgfr4 gene encoding fibroblast growth factor receptor 4 isoform X2, whose protein sequence is MRSIWKFFITVCLAEFALSRSITTQAVRSKDPRVHRPTLQLGFPENSTVLVGGQVKLVCKVHRPATTRLQWFKKDRDRLGPDGSPLLKPITPLHDNISKVNVLPLVNITLEDAGEYICMAKNSAGWTSNSAWVEVLTEILPVKSMDQLTVAENPIVSEEQSEETSEQLLLEPGDVLKLRCDTNRPGAVHWFKGDIRVQHSPRIQIRAGVMEITDATYEDSGVYVCMIRGSREPLRNFTITVADAMGSGDDDEDDGQEDSVTETENDQVYISRGPYWTHVQRMEKKLYAVPAGNTVKFRCPATGSPLPSIRWLKNGREFRGEHRIGGIKLRHQHWSLVMESVVPSDRGNYTCVVENKYGSITHSYLLDVLERSPHRPILQAGLPTNTTAVVGGDAQFHCKVYSDAQPHIQWLKHIEMNGSRYGPDGIPYVKVVKTGSLNMSEVEVLYLTNVTMEDAGEYTCLAGNSIGFSHQSAWLTVLSEEDVAKEMDLMETKYTDIIIYASGFLALVMAIVIVVLCRMQTHPSREHFDALPVQKLSKFPLRRQYSVESNSSGKSSASLMRVARLSSSCSPMLAGVMEFELPYDPDWEFPRENLTLGKPLGEGCFGQVVRAEAYGINKDNPDQVTTVAVKMLKDDATDKDLADLISEMELMKGMDKHKNIINLLGVCTQEGPLYVLVEYASKGSLREYLRARRPPGMDYTFDVTKVPEEQLTFKDLLSCAYQVARGMEYLASKRCIHRDLAARNVLVTEDNVMKIADFGLARGVHQIDYYKKTTNGRLPVKWMAPEALFDRVYTHQSDVWSFGVLMWEIFTLGGSPYPGIPVEELFKLLKEGHRMDKPSNCTHELYMKMRECWHAVPTQRPTFKQLVEELDRVLLSISDEYLDLSTPFEQYSPSCEDTSSSCSSDNDSVFTHDALSTDPCLLGYHDVRSRLDMKTTLR, encoded by the exons CCTCTTCATGACAACATCTCCAAAGTCAACGTTCTTCCTTTGGTAAACATCACCTTGGAAGATGCAGGAGAGTATATATGCATGGCGAAAAACTCTGCTGGATGGACTAGTAATTCAGCGTGGGTGGAAGTCTTAACAG AAATCCTTCCGGTTAAATCTATGGACCAATTGACTGTGGCTGAAAATCCAATAG TGTCTGAGGAGCAGAGTGAGGAGACATCGGAACAGCTCCTGCTAGAACCGGGTGATGTGCTCAAACTCCGTTGTGACACAAACCGCCCTGGAGCTGTCCACTGGTTCAAAGGAGATATTCGAGTGCAACATAGCCCTCGTATTCAGATAAGAGCAGGAGTCATGGAGATTACAGATGCGACATACGAGGACTCAGGAGTCTATGTTTGTATGATCCGTGGTTCCAGAGAACCTCTGCGCAACTTCACCATCACAGTAGCAG ATGCTATGGGatctggtgatgatgatgaggatgatggtcaagaagattctgttacagagacagaaaatgaCCAAGTCTACATCTCAAGAG GCCCTTACTGGACCCACGTCCAGAGGATGGAGAAAAAGCTTTACGCTGTCCCAGCAGGAAACACAGTTAAATTCCGCTGTCCGGCTACAGGAAGCCCACTGCCCTCAATCCGCTGGCTGAAGAATGGCAGAGAATTCAGAGGAGAGCACAGGATTGGAGGAATCAAG TTGCGGCATCAGCACTGGAGCTTGGTCATGGAGAGTGTGGTGCCCTCGGACCGTGGGAACTACACTTGTGTGGTGGAGAACAAATACGGCTCCATCACTCATAGCTACCTCCTCGATGTGTTGG AACGCTCTCCTCACAGACCCATTTTACAAGCTGGTCTACCAACAAATACTACAGCAGTGGTCGGTGGGGACGCCCAGTTCCACTGCAAGGTCTACAGTGACGCGCAGCCACACATTCAGTGGCTGAAGCACATTGAGATGAACGGCAGCCGGTATGGGCCTGATGGCATACCCTATGTCAAGGTTGTCAAG aCAGGCAGCTTGAACATGTCTGAGGTAGAGGTACTATATCTGACGAACGTTACGATGGAGGATGCTGGAGAGTATACATGTCTGGCTGGAAACTCTATTGGCTTCTCACATCAGTCTGCATGGCTCACTGTCCTATCTG AGGAAGATGTGGCCAAAGAGATGGACCTTATGGAGACCAAGTATACCGACATCATCATTTATGCCTCAGGCTTCCTAGCCTTGGTGATGGCCATCGTGATTGTGGTGTTGTGCCGAATGCAGACCCACCCCAGCCGAGAGCACTTTGATGCCCTCCCTGTGCAGAAACTTTCCAAATTTCCTCTCCGCAGACAG TACTCCGTCGAgtccaactcctctgggaagTCCAGTGCTTCTCTAATGAGAGTGGCGCGTCTTTCCTCCAGCTGTTCTCCGATGTTAGCTGGAGTCATGGAGTTTGAGCTTCCCTATGATCCTGACTGGGAGTTCCCAAGAGAGAA TTTGACTTTAGGGAAACCTCTTGGCGAGGGTTGCTTTGGTCAGGTGGTGAGAGCAGAGGCTTATGGGATAAACAAGGATAATCCAGATCAAGTAACCACCGTGGCAGTCAAAATGCTGAAAG ACGATGCAACTGACAAAGACTTGGCTGACCTTATCTCTGAAATGGAGCTTATGAAAGGCATGGACAAGCACAAGAACATCATAAACCTTCTTGGTGTTTGCACTCAGGAAG GTCCACTCTATGTGCTGGTTGAGTATGCCTCTAAAGGAAGTTTGCGCGAGTACTTACGAGCACGTCGTCCTCCCGGAATGGACTACACCTTCGACGTGACCAAGGTTCCAGAAGAGCAGCTCACGTTCAAGGACCTGCTCTCTTGTGCCTACCAAGTGGCACGAGGAATGGAGTACTTGGCTTCAAAAAGG TGCATTCACCGAGATCTAGCAGCAAGGAACGTTCTGGTCACAGAGGATAACGTCATGAAGATCGCAGATTTTGGTTTGGCCAGAGGAGTGCATCAGATTGATTACTACAAGAAAACCACGAAT GGACGTCTGCCAGTGAAATGGATGGCACCAGAGGCCTTGTTTGACAGAGTTTACACGCACCAGAGCGATGT TTGGTCTTTTGGAGTCCTGATGTGGGAGATTTTCACATTGGGAGGCTCGCCGTACCCTGGAATCCCAGTAGAGGAGCTTTTCAAGCTGTTGAAAGAAGGTCATCGCATGGACAAACCCTCCAACTGCACACATGAACT ATACATGAAGATGAGAGAATGCTGGCATGCAGTTCCTACACAGAGGCCAACCTTCAAACAGTTGGTGGAAGAGCTGGACAGAGTGTTGCTGTCTATTTCAGACGAG TACCTCGACCTGTCGACCCCTTTTGAACAGTACTCCCCATCTTGTGAGGACACTTCCAGCTCTTGCTCTTCAGACAATGATTCAGTGTTTACCCACGATGCCTTGTCCACCGATCCATGCCTGCTTGGTTATCACGACGTGCGTTCTCGACTAGACATGAAGACGACACTACGATAA